In Paludibaculum fermentans, the genomic stretch CGGTCCACTCGGGCTTCGCCGCTCCGGCCAGCGGTCCCTATCACATCGCGCTGAAGGAAGAGTTCACCTCGATCCTCGAGAAGCTCATCAAGGAACAGCCCGCTGGTGAAAACGCGCCCATCACCACGGCCCGTGCCGAACTCCGCTAAGACCTGCTTTTGTTGTTGACCACTGATCCGCCAGATCAGCCATTCCGTCCGCCGGAGCCCGACGTGGCACCGGCGGACGCATTTTTCAAACCTATGGTCTCCCGATACATCCTGCTTCTGTTTGCTCCGCTTGCATGGGCCGCCCAGGAGCCCGCCGCCGTCCTGGCTATCACCTCGGATGCTCCAGCCGCCATCGAGCTCGATGGCAATCCCATTGGACGGCTCGATCCCGGTACGCCCCTGCGCATCCAAACCACGCCCGGCGAGCATATCCTACAGGCCCTGCCCGCTGGAGGCGCTCCGGCGTGGCGCAAAACCGTCATGGTCTCCTCCGCATTTCCGGCGGATGTCAAAATCCCGCTCCGCAGCCATATGGAGCGCATCGAGATTGAGAAGAGCGGGCTCTGGAAGGACGAACGCACCGGACTGACTTGGAGCGCGGCCGACAGCGGCTCCGGAGTCACCGTCAGTCAGGCCCACGCTTACTGCGGCCGTCTCACCACCGGGGGCTTCCAGGATTGGCTCCTGCCCTCCATCGAGCAGCTCCAGACCCTGTTTGGGGGAGAGGCGGATGAGCGCGGCTTCCGCGTGATCGCTCCACTGAAACTCACCGGCTGGTCGTGGAGTTCTACCCAGGGCAACGAACCTGCCGAGAACTGGACGCTCGACCTGGGCGACGGTGCGCGGGCCTCTGTCGCCGCGGGCGATGCCGGGCTGAACCGGGCACTGTGCGTCCGGCCCGCACCGCCGGAATCCGCGAAGTCGACCGTCCGCCGCTAATCCGCTGCCCCCCGCTTTGCCCGTGCCGGAACAACTTGGGATAAATCCTCCATTCTTGATATTGGGAGCCTGGGATCGGCATTTTCATCTCCGCAATGTGGGAGAATCACGCAAAGGAGTTTTCCCTATGATCCTGCGATCCCTGCTGCTCGCCTTCGTCTGCGCCGCTATGGCGTTCGCGGCCGACGTAACCGGAAAATGGACGGCTGAGTTCGACACTCAGATCGGTCAACAAAAGTACACCTACGATTTCAAAGTCGCGGGCGATAAGCTCACCGGCAAACTCAAGGGCGGCCCGGGCGACGCAGCCAACGAGTCCGAGATCAAGGATGGAAAGATCAGCGGCGACGAGATCTCTTTTGTCGAGATCTTCAAGATGGAAGGCAATGAAGTCCGGATCGAGTATAAAGGCAAAGTCTCGGGCGACGAGATCAAGTTCACTCGCAAGGTAGCCGACTTCGCTACCGAGGAACTGACGGCCAAGCGGGCCAAGTAGGCTCCGGCCGAAATAGGCTGCCTGTCCATGCGTGGCCCCATGTATTCTTCATACATGGACAGACGCAAGTTTCTCGCCCTGGCGCCTCTTGGTGCCGGCGCCCTCATCGCTGGCCGCTCCGCCCTGGCCGCCGCCCCGGCCAACAAGCGGGAGCGCATGCTCCAATGGCTGGCAGGCAAGACCGATCCCAACTACACGCCCGCCGCGTTCTTCCTCCATTTCGGCCCGCAGTACAAGACCGGATCCGCTGCTGCCCGGCGCCACATGGAGTACTTCCGCGCTACGGACATGGATTTCGTCAAGATCCAGTTCGAGCAGACTTACGACCGCCAGCCCAACCTCAACACTCCGGCCGACTGGGCGAACCTGAAGCTCCAGAAGCTCGATTTCTACGAAGCCCAACTGCAGACAGTGAGGGACCTGGTCAGGGACGCAAAGAAAGACGCCCTGATCCTGATGACCCTCTACTCGCCCTACATGTGCGCCGGGCACTGCGCGACGGCACCCCTGCTGCACAAGCATCTGGAGGAGAATCCGGAGGCCGTGAAGCGTGGCATGGAGATTCTCACCGAAAGTCAGATGCTTTTCGTGCGCGCCTGCATTAAGGCCGGCGTCGACGGCTTCTACATGTCCACCCAGGGGTCCGAAGCGAAACAGTTCAGCACGCCGAAGGTCTTCGCCAACTATGTGAAGCCCTTCGACCTCGTCGCCATGAAGGAGATCAGCAGCTCCTGCCCCTTCAACATCCTGCACGTTTGCGATTACAACGCGCCCTACTCCGGCTACGAAGCCACGCTGGACTACCCCGGCCAGGTCGTCAACTGCAATCCCAAGCTGATCGGCAAACAACTGGCGCTGCCCGAAATCGCGAAGATGTTCAAGCGCCCCTTCATGGGCGGGCTCGACCGGCACAACCTGCTGGCCGCGGCGACGCCGCAGCAGTTGAACGAAGAGGTTCAGCGCGTCGTGAAGAGCGCTCCGCCCCAGTTCATCCTGGGCGCTGATTGCACCGTGGCCGGCGACACGGACTGGAAACGCCTGCGCCAGATCATCGACGCCGCGCATCACTCCGGCCAGAAAGCGTAGC encodes the following:
- a CDS encoding Lcl C-terminal domain-containing protein, with product MVSRYILLLFAPLAWAAQEPAAVLAITSDAPAAIELDGNPIGRLDPGTPLRIQTTPGEHILQALPAGGAPAWRKTVMVSSAFPADVKIPLRSHMERIEIEKSGLWKDERTGLTWSAADSGSGVTVSQAHAYCGRLTTGGFQDWLLPSIEQLQTLFGGEADERGFRVIAPLKLTGWSWSSTQGNEPAENWTLDLGDGARASVAAGDAGLNRALCVRPAPPESAKSTVRR
- a CDS encoding uroporphyrinogen decarboxylase family protein, translated to MDRRKFLALAPLGAGALIAGRSALAAAPANKRERMLQWLAGKTDPNYTPAAFFLHFGPQYKTGSAAARRHMEYFRATDMDFVKIQFEQTYDRQPNLNTPADWANLKLQKLDFYEAQLQTVRDLVRDAKKDALILMTLYSPYMCAGHCATAPLLHKHLEENPEAVKRGMEILTESQMLFVRACIKAGVDGFYMSTQGSEAKQFSTPKVFANYVKPFDLVAMKEISSSCPFNILHVCDYNAPYSGYEATLDYPGQVVNCNPKLIGKQLALPEIAKMFKRPFMGGLDRHNLLAAATPQQLNEEVQRVVKSAPPQFILGADCTVAGDTDWKRLRQIIDAAHHSGQKA